The following proteins are encoded in a genomic region of Micrococcaceae bacterium Sec5.8:
- a CDS encoding helix-turn-helix domain-containing protein yields the protein MARKPVAREAVLDAFESLLIEEGERAATLDAVARLAGVSKGGLLYHFPTKDAMISVLLERLDRLLAEDLAAMAAAPEGAAAFFIKSSVWADTPLDRVFVAATRLAEVAHQETLRRMAAVQAAWLELLATDVGPAMAKPVLYMGDGLYFNAMLARAPGGSLPEVGPDVEGLLAALDRLRG from the coding sequence ATGGCCAGAAAACCCGTCGCCCGCGAAGCCGTCCTCGACGCGTTCGAATCCCTGTTGATTGAAGAGGGCGAACGCGCGGCGACGCTCGACGCCGTGGCCCGGCTCGCAGGCGTATCCAAGGGCGGGCTGCTCTACCACTTCCCCACCAAGGACGCGATGATCTCGGTCCTGCTGGAACGGCTGGACCGGCTGCTCGCCGAGGACCTGGCAGCCATGGCCGCCGCACCGGAAGGCGCCGCGGCGTTCTTTATCAAGTCCTCTGTCTGGGCAGACACGCCGCTGGATCGCGTTTTCGTCGCCGCGACCCGGCTCGCTGAAGTCGCCCACCAGGAGACCCTGCGCCGCATGGCCGCCGTCCAGGCGGCCTGGCTGGAGCTGCTGGCAACCGATGTCGGCCCCGCCATGGCCAAGCCGGTCCTGTATATGGGGGACGGGCTCTACTTCAACGCCATGCTGGCCCGCGCGCCGGGCGGCTCACTCCCGGAGGTGGGCCCCGACGTCGAGGGCCTTCTCGCCGCACTCGACCGGCTCCGCGGTTAA
- the gcvP gene encoding aminomethyl-transferring glycine dehydrogenase, with amino-acid sequence MEFLVTVTPASTSFVDRHIGARRQADVDAMLKAVGYDTVDALVDTAVPKVIRQDSPLKLTEALSEVEVLAELRKLASKNTTAVQMIGQGYYDTLTPPVIRRNILEAPAWYTAYTPYQPEISQGRLEALLNFQTMVQDLVGLPIANASLLDEATAVAEAVLMMRRANKNKSAHDGKTVLDADCLPQTIAIVRGRAEALGFEVEVADLSKGLPEGVINGVVLQQPGVSGRVFDHSAVIADAKERGALVTVAADLLSLTLITPPGEQGADIAVGSTQRFGVPLFFGGPHAAYMAVQKGLERSMPGRLVGVSKDNTGVPAYRLALQTREQHIRREKATSNICTAQALLAIVSSFYAVYHGPEGLKAIAATVHNHARTIAASLQAAGLDVQHSSFFDTVTVSAPGKAAGIIAAAEAKGINLRAIDADTVGISTDEATTAAIVADVVAAFGASVADSGADAGTAFGLDTAVERTSDYLQHPVFNTHRSETQLLRYIRRLSDRDLALDRTMIPLGSCTMKLNATAEMEAISWPEFASIHPFAPESQTAGWRELIEDLEAQLTEITGYDQVSLQPNAGSQGELAGLLAIRGYHRSRGDAQRNICLIPASAHGTNAASAVLAGMKVVVVATASDGTIDHADLTAKIELHRDALSAIMITYPSTHGVFDADVREVCDAIHAAGGQVYIDGANLNALVGLAQPGQFGGDVSHLNLHKTFCIPHGGGGPGVGPVAARAHLAPFMPGNAADPANGADGTPISASRYGSAGVLPISWAYVKLMGGQGLTEATRSALLAANYVAARLNDFFPVLYTGDGGLVAHECILDLRELTAKTGVTAEDVAKRLIDYGFHAPTLAFPVAGTLMVEPTESEDLGEIDRFITAMIAIRAEIDQVASGDFTVEQSPLRNAPHTAAAVISTDWAREYPREQAVFPVHTLKQDKYFPPVGRIDGAAGDRNLICSCPPLSEFEN; translated from the coding sequence ATGGAGTTCCTTGTGACTGTTACCCCAGCCTCCACGTCCTTCGTTGACCGGCACATCGGCGCCCGCCGCCAGGCCGACGTCGACGCCATGCTGAAGGCTGTCGGTTACGACACCGTCGACGCGCTCGTGGACACCGCCGTCCCGAAGGTCATTCGCCAGGACTCCCCGCTGAAGCTCACCGAAGCCCTCAGCGAAGTCGAAGTCCTGGCCGAACTGCGCAAACTGGCATCGAAGAACACGACGGCCGTGCAGATGATCGGCCAGGGCTACTACGACACCCTTACCCCGCCGGTGATCCGCCGCAACATCCTTGAGGCCCCTGCCTGGTACACCGCGTACACCCCCTACCAGCCCGAAATCTCCCAGGGCCGGCTCGAAGCACTGCTGAACTTCCAGACCATGGTCCAGGACCTTGTCGGCCTCCCCATCGCCAACGCCTCGCTGCTGGACGAAGCCACCGCTGTCGCCGAGGCCGTGCTGATGATGCGCCGCGCCAACAAGAACAAGTCCGCCCACGACGGCAAGACCGTCCTGGACGCCGACTGCCTCCCGCAGACCATCGCCATCGTTCGCGGCCGCGCCGAGGCGCTCGGCTTCGAGGTGGAAGTGGCTGACCTGTCCAAGGGCCTGCCGGAGGGCGTCATCAACGGCGTTGTCCTGCAGCAGCCCGGCGTCTCCGGCCGTGTGTTCGACCACTCTGCCGTGATCGCCGATGCCAAGGAACGCGGCGCGCTTGTCACCGTCGCCGCGGACCTGCTCTCCTTGACCCTGATCACGCCCCCGGGCGAACAGGGCGCGGACATCGCCGTCGGCTCCACCCAGCGCTTCGGCGTGCCGCTGTTCTTCGGCGGGCCGCACGCCGCGTACATGGCGGTGCAGAAGGGCCTGGAACGCTCCATGCCCGGCCGCCTCGTGGGTGTGTCCAAGGACAACACCGGCGTTCCCGCCTACCGCCTGGCGCTGCAGACCCGCGAGCAGCACATCCGCCGCGAGAAGGCCACGTCCAACATCTGCACCGCGCAGGCGCTGCTGGCCATCGTCTCCTCCTTCTACGCCGTCTACCACGGCCCGGAGGGCCTGAAAGCGATTGCCGCAACCGTCCATAACCACGCCCGGACCATCGCCGCCTCCCTGCAGGCAGCCGGCCTGGACGTGCAACATTCCTCCTTCTTCGACACCGTCACCGTCTCCGCCCCCGGCAAAGCCGCGGGCATCATCGCCGCCGCCGAGGCCAAGGGCATCAACCTGCGCGCCATCGACGCTGACACGGTGGGCATCTCCACCGATGAAGCCACGACGGCGGCCATCGTCGCCGACGTCGTCGCGGCCTTCGGTGCCAGTGTTGCCGACTCCGGCGCAGACGCCGGCACAGCCTTCGGCCTGGACACCGCCGTCGAACGCACCTCCGACTACCTCCAACACCCGGTCTTCAACACCCACCGCTCGGAAACGCAGCTGCTGCGCTACATCCGCCGCCTCTCGGACCGTGACCTGGCGCTGGACCGCACCATGATCCCGCTGGGTTCCTGCACCATGAAGCTGAACGCGACGGCCGAAATGGAAGCCATCTCCTGGCCGGAGTTCGCCTCCATCCACCCCTTCGCACCCGAATCCCAGACTGCAGGCTGGCGCGAACTGATCGAGGACCTTGAAGCCCAGCTCACCGAAATCACCGGCTACGACCAGGTCTCCCTCCAGCCCAATGCCGGCTCCCAGGGCGAACTGGCCGGATTGCTCGCCATCCGTGGCTACCACCGTTCCCGCGGCGACGCCCAGCGCAACATCTGCCTCATCCCGGCCTCCGCGCACGGCACCAACGCGGCGTCGGCCGTGCTGGCCGGCATGAAAGTCGTGGTCGTCGCGACCGCCTCCGACGGCACGATCGACCACGCCGACCTGACCGCCAAGATCGAGCTGCACCGGGACGCGCTCTCCGCGATCATGATCACCTACCCCTCCACCCACGGCGTGTTCGACGCCGACGTCCGCGAGGTCTGCGACGCGATCCACGCAGCCGGCGGCCAGGTCTACATCGACGGCGCCAACCTCAACGCCCTCGTCGGCCTCGCCCAGCCGGGCCAGTTCGGCGGCGACGTCTCGCACCTGAACCTGCACAAGACCTTCTGCATTCCGCACGGCGGCGGCGGACCCGGCGTCGGCCCGGTCGCGGCCAGGGCGCACCTGGCCCCGTTCATGCCCGGCAACGCCGCAGACCCGGCCAACGGCGCCGACGGCACCCCGATCTCCGCCTCCCGGTACGGCTCGGCCGGTGTGCTGCCGATCTCCTGGGCGTACGTGAAGCTCATGGGCGGCCAGGGCCTGACCGAGGCCACCAGGTCAGCGCTGCTCGCGGCCAACTACGTCGCGGCCCGGCTCAACGATTTCTTCCCGGTGCTCTACACCGGCGACGGCGGCCTGGTGGCCCACGAGTGCATCCTGGACCTGCGCGAACTCACCGCCAAGACCGGAGTGACAGCTGAGGACGTCGCCAAGCGCCTGATCGATTACGGTTTCCATGCGCCCACCCTGGCGTTCCCGGTGGCCGGCACCCTGATGGTGGAGCCCACCGAGTCCGAGGACCTCGGTGAGATCGACCGGTTCATCACGGCGATGATCGCCATCCGTGCCGAGATCGACCAGGTGGCCTCCGGTGACTTCACTGTGGAACAGAGCCCGCTGCGCAACGCCCCGCACACCGCAGCCGCTGTCATCAGCACCGACTGGGCCCGCGAGTACCCGCGTGAGCAGGCTGTCTTCCCGGTCCACACGCTCAAACAGGACAAGTATTTCCCGCCGGTCGGCCGGATCGACGGCGCTGCCGGGGACCGGAACCTGATCTGCTCCTGCCCACCCCTGTCCGAGTTTGAAAACTAA
- the gcvT gene encoding glycine cleavage system aminomethyltransferase GcvT has product MTENYTALYEEHKKLGASFTDFGGWQMPLKYSSELAEHHAVRKSAGLFDLSHMGEVWVTGPDAAAFLDYALVGRISAMAVGKAKYSLICNEDGGIIDDLITYRRPAAADGTDAFLVVPNAGNAKAVAAALADRARSGQDGGFDVTVRDASAEISLIAVQGPTAEAILLRLVPAAQHELVTGLKYYAAVEVPFMVGGAGQELLLARTGYTGEDGFEIFVSNDDAAALWQALIAIAEDGELTPAGLASRDSLRLEAGMPLYGNELSLEGDPFAAGLGPVVALSKDGDFVGKTALAAKKEAGAGTTSGRKLVGLKGLGRRAGRGHYPVLKDGSVVGEVTSGQPSPTLGYPVAMAYVAVELAEPGTALDIDLRGKTEPFEVVALPFYKRQK; this is encoded by the coding sequence ATGACTGAGAACTACACGGCCCTGTACGAAGAGCACAAAAAGCTCGGTGCGTCCTTCACGGACTTCGGCGGCTGGCAGATGCCGCTCAAGTACAGCTCCGAACTCGCCGAACACCACGCCGTCCGCAAATCCGCGGGCCTGTTCGATCTCTCCCACATGGGCGAAGTCTGGGTCACCGGGCCGGATGCCGCAGCGTTCCTGGACTACGCCCTCGTCGGCAGGATCTCCGCCATGGCGGTGGGCAAGGCCAAGTACTCGCTGATCTGCAACGAGGACGGCGGCATCATCGATGACCTCATCACCTACCGCCGGCCGGCGGCGGCCGACGGCACCGATGCGTTTCTCGTGGTTCCCAACGCCGGCAACGCCAAGGCCGTGGCCGCGGCCCTGGCTGATCGTGCCCGTTCCGGCCAGGACGGCGGGTTCGACGTCACCGTCCGTGACGCCTCGGCCGAGATCTCGCTGATCGCGGTCCAGGGCCCCACAGCCGAGGCCATCCTGCTCCGCCTGGTTCCGGCCGCGCAGCACGAGCTGGTGACCGGTCTGAAGTACTACGCCGCCGTCGAGGTCCCGTTCATGGTCGGCGGCGCCGGCCAGGAGCTGCTCCTGGCCCGCACCGGCTACACCGGTGAGGACGGCTTCGAAATCTTCGTGTCCAACGACGACGCCGCCGCCCTCTGGCAGGCGCTCATCGCCATCGCCGAGGACGGTGAGCTGACCCCTGCCGGTCTGGCCTCCCGCGACTCACTCCGGCTCGAGGCCGGCATGCCGCTCTACGGCAACGAACTCTCGCTCGAGGGGGACCCGTTCGCCGCCGGACTGGGTCCCGTCGTCGCGCTGTCCAAGGACGGCGACTTCGTCGGCAAAACGGCGCTCGCCGCGAAGAAAGAAGCAGGGGCAGGGACAACCAGCGGCCGCAAGCTTGTCGGGCTCAAGGGTCTCGGCCGGCGCGCCGGCCGCGGCCACTACCCGGTCCTGAAGGACGGCAGCGTGGTTGGCGAAGTTACCTCCGGCCAGCCGAGCCCGACCCTCGGCTACCCGGTGGCGATGGCCTACGTCGCCGTCGAGCTCGCCGAACCGGGCACCGCCCTGGACATCGACCTGCGCGGCAAGACAGAGCCCTTCGAAGTCGTAGCATTGCCCTTTTACAAGCGCCAAAAGTAG
- the gcvH gene encoding glycine cleavage system protein GcvH, translating into MAKVAPELQYSEEHEWVARDSGDTGSNIVSIGISAVATDALGDIVYVDLPEVGSVVAAGETCGEVESTKSVSDLYAPVTGEVTETNPAVVEDPALINSDPYGAGWLFKVAAVSEGPLLSAEEYASKNGGEL; encoded by the coding sequence ATGGCAAAAGTTGCACCTGAACTGCAGTACTCCGAGGAACACGAGTGGGTTGCCCGGGACTCCGGTGACACCGGATCGAACATCGTGTCGATCGGCATCTCCGCCGTCGCCACGGACGCCCTGGGCGACATCGTCTACGTTGACCTGCCGGAAGTTGGCTCCGTGGTAGCCGCGGGGGAGACGTGCGGCGAGGTCGAGTCGACCAAGTCGGTGTCCGACTTGTACGCCCCCGTCACCGGCGAGGTCACTGAAACCAACCCCGCCGTCGTCGAGGACCCCGCCCTGATCAACTCCGATCCTTACGGTGCCGGCTGGCTCTTCAAGGTGGCCGCGGTTTCCGAGGGCCCGTTGCTCTCGGCCGAGGAATACGCGTCCAAGAACGGTGGCGAGCTGTGA
- the glyA gene encoding serine hydroxymethyltransferase: MSAAAGTVPFEQIVSPSLDAELAALDPEIAAKIDAELARQRDGLEMIASENHTAKAVMQAQGSVLTNKYAEGYPGKRYYGGCEHVDVIEQLAIDRVKALFGAEYANVQPHSGAQANASVMHALIRPGDTIMGLNLAHGGHLTHGMKINFSGRLYNVIPYQVREDDHRIDMAEVERLAQEHKPKLIVAGWSAYARQLDFAEFRRIADSVGAFLMVDMAHFAGLVAAGLHPSPVPHAHVTTSTTHKTLAGPRGGIILSNDADIAKKINSAVFPGQQGGPLEHVIAGKAVAFKIAASPEFKERQERVLAGARILAERLMQPDVTAKGINVISGGTDVHLVLVDLRTCVLNGQEAEDRLAEIDITVNRNAVPFDPRPPMVTSGLRIGTPALATRGFGEAAFAEVADIIAEALIADAGADLSALRGRVEALAAAHPLYPSVANLG, translated from the coding sequence GTGAGCGCGGCCGCTGGAACGGTCCCCTTCGAGCAGATAGTCTCCCCGTCCCTGGACGCGGAACTCGCAGCGTTGGATCCGGAGATTGCCGCGAAAATTGATGCCGAGCTGGCCCGCCAGCGCGACGGCCTGGAGATGATCGCCTCGGAGAACCACACCGCGAAGGCCGTGATGCAGGCCCAGGGCTCGGTGCTGACCAACAAGTACGCCGAGGGCTACCCGGGCAAGCGTTACTACGGCGGCTGCGAACACGTCGACGTGATCGAACAGCTCGCGATCGACCGGGTTAAGGCACTGTTCGGCGCCGAGTACGCCAACGTCCAGCCGCACTCCGGCGCGCAGGCCAACGCCTCCGTCATGCATGCGCTGATCCGGCCCGGGGACACCATCATGGGCCTGAACCTGGCGCACGGCGGTCACCTCACCCACGGCATGAAGATCAACTTCTCCGGCCGGCTGTACAACGTGATCCCGTACCAGGTCCGGGAAGATGACCACCGGATTGACATGGCCGAGGTCGAACGGCTGGCGCAGGAACACAAACCGAAGCTGATCGTCGCCGGCTGGTCCGCGTACGCCCGGCAGCTGGACTTCGCTGAATTCCGCCGCATCGCCGACTCCGTGGGTGCCTTCCTCATGGTGGACATGGCCCACTTCGCCGGGCTGGTGGCCGCAGGGCTGCACCCGTCACCGGTGCCGCACGCGCACGTCACCACCTCCACGACGCACAAGACCCTCGCCGGTCCGCGCGGCGGCATCATCCTCTCCAACGATGCCGACATCGCCAAGAAGATCAACTCGGCCGTGTTCCCGGGACAGCAGGGCGGCCCGCTGGAGCACGTGATCGCCGGCAAGGCGGTGGCGTTCAAAATCGCCGCGTCACCGGAGTTCAAGGAACGCCAGGAACGCGTGCTGGCCGGGGCCCGGATCCTCGCCGAGCGCCTCATGCAGCCGGACGTCACCGCCAAGGGAATCAACGTGATCTCCGGCGGCACTGACGTGCACCTGGTTCTCGTGGACCTGCGCACCTGCGTGCTGAACGGTCAGGAAGCCGAGGACCGCCTCGCGGAAATCGACATCACCGTCAACCGCAACGCCGTGCCGTTCGACCCCCGCCCGCCGATGGTCACCTCGGGGCTGCGGATCGGAACCCCGGCTTTGGCCACCCGCGGGTTCGGCGAGGCCGCCTTCGCCGAAGTCGCGGACATCATCGCTGAGGCGTTGATCGCCGACGCCGGCGCGGACCTCTCCGCACTGCGCGGCAGAGTCGAGGCTCTCGCCGCCGCCCACCCGCTCTACCCCTCGGTAGCCAACCTCGGCTGA
- a CDS encoding L-serine ammonia-lyase has protein sequence MAVGVFDLFSIGIGPSSSHTVGPMRAAAVFAGELKDSGVLERVAGLRVDLYGSLAATGHGHGTMTAILLGLEGFHPELILPDEVEERLAAIDATGTLRLAGSTPLPYAVKDMVLRPLTILPRHTNGMTFTVSGADGQVLHSATFFSVGGGFIVREGEEDAALKELDESKKELPLPFRTAAELLGHCQSEGFSIGEIMFINERAARTEEEIRAGLLHIYSVMEGCVEVSLKREGLLPGGLKVRRRAPDWHERLLKENPGEDPGYRDPKYWQEWVNLIALAVNEENASGGRVVTAPTNGAAGIIPAVLYYALHFAPGMDKASQADRDDVVVKFLLTAGAIGVLYKEQASISGAEVGCQGEVGSASSMAAAGLAEVLGGTPQQVENAAEIAMEHNLGLTCDPIGGLVQIPCIERNAIAAAKAINAAKMALWGDGTHRVSLDEVIVTMRETGKDMSSKYKETAMGGLAVNVVEC, from the coding sequence ATGGCAGTCGGCGTGTTTGATCTCTTCTCTATCGGTATCGGGCCTTCGAGTTCGCATACTGTGGGGCCGATGCGGGCTGCCGCCGTGTTTGCGGGCGAGCTCAAGGATTCCGGTGTCTTGGAACGCGTCGCCGGGTTGCGCGTGGACCTTTACGGGTCCCTTGCCGCGACCGGGCACGGCCATGGCACCATGACCGCCATCCTGCTCGGCCTGGAGGGGTTTCATCCGGAACTGATCCTGCCCGACGAAGTTGAGGAACGCCTCGCGGCCATCGACGCGACGGGCACCCTCCGGCTGGCAGGATCGACGCCGTTGCCCTACGCGGTGAAGGACATGGTCCTGCGCCCGCTGACCATCCTGCCGCGACACACCAACGGCATGACCTTCACTGTCTCCGGCGCCGACGGCCAGGTCCTGCACAGCGCGACGTTCTTCTCCGTCGGCGGCGGCTTCATTGTCCGCGAGGGTGAGGAGGACGCCGCGCTCAAAGAACTCGACGAATCCAAAAAGGAACTGCCCCTGCCGTTCCGCACCGCCGCGGAACTGCTGGGCCACTGCCAGTCCGAGGGTTTCTCAATCGGCGAGATCATGTTCATTAATGAGCGCGCCGCCCGGACCGAAGAAGAGATCCGTGCGGGGCTCCTGCACATTTATTCGGTGATGGAAGGCTGCGTCGAGGTCAGCCTCAAGCGCGAGGGCCTGCTGCCGGGCGGGCTCAAAGTCCGCCGCCGGGCCCCTGACTGGCACGAACGCCTCCTGAAGGAAAACCCCGGCGAGGACCCGGGTTACCGGGACCCGAAGTACTGGCAGGAGTGGGTTAACCTGATCGCCCTGGCCGTGAACGAGGAAAACGCCTCGGGCGGACGTGTTGTCACCGCCCCGACCAACGGCGCCGCCGGCATCATCCCCGCCGTGCTGTATTACGCCCTGCATTTCGCCCCCGGCATGGACAAAGCCAGCCAGGCCGACCGCGACGACGTGGTGGTCAAGTTCCTGCTCACTGCCGGGGCCATCGGGGTGCTCTACAAGGAGCAGGCCTCGATCTCCGGAGCCGAGGTGGGCTGCCAGGGCGAGGTGGGCTCGGCGTCGTCGATGGCCGCCGCCGGCCTGGCCGAAGTTCTGGGCGGAACACCCCAGCAGGTGGAAAACGCCGCCGAAATCGCGATGGAGCACAACCTCGGCCTGACCTGCGACCCGATCGGCGGGCTCGTTCAGATTCCCTGCATCGAACGAAACGCCATCGCCGCGGCCAAGGCGATTAACGCCGCCAAGATGGCCCTGTGGGGCGACGGCACGCACCGGGTCTCCCTCGACGAGGTCATCGTCACGATGCGCGAAACCGGCAAGGACATGAGCTCCAAATACAAGGAGACCGCCATGGGCGGGCTCGCTGTTAACGTCGTGGAGTGCTGA